The following coding sequences are from one Onychostoma macrolepis isolate SWU-2019 chromosome 24, ASM1243209v1, whole genome shotgun sequence window:
- the eef1a1l3 gene encoding elongation factor 1-alpha-like isoform X1: MAKERIHINLVIIGHVDSGKSTTTGHLVYKCGGIDHRTIEKYEKAATQMGKGSFKYAWVLDKLKAERERGITIDISLLKFNTQKYTFTIIDAPGHRDFIKNMITGTSQADAALLIVSAAKGEFEAGISRNGQTREHALLAYTLGVKQLMVCVNKMDLTEPPFSQKRYDEVVKNVSVFIKKIGFEIGAVPFIPVSGWSGENMIAPSQKMQWFKGWKLKRKEGHSNGRTLLEVLDSLLPPVRNASKPLRLPLQDVYKIGGVGTVPVGKIETGVLKPGMVLTFSPAKLTAEVKSIEMHHQGLQTALPGHNVGFNIKNVSVKNLRRGDVAGNAQQDPPSDVSSFIAQIIMLNHPGKIKVGYSPVLDCHTTHVSCRFAELREKLDRRTGKKLEDLPQYLMSGDGATVKLVPNKPLCVESFFHYPPLGRFAVRDLKQTVAVGVIKSVEKVDQAKKTSQKAPVSK, encoded by the exons ATGGCTAAAGAAAGAATCCATATCAACCTGGTCATAATTGGCCATGTAGACAGTGGCAAATCCACAACCACTGGTCACCTCGTCTACAAATGTGGAGGAATTGACCATAGAACAATTGAGAAGTATGAGAAGGCTGCAACCCAG ATGGGAAAGGGTTCTTTCAAGTATGCCTGGGTTCTGGACAAACTGAAAGCAGAGAGGGAACGTGGAATAACAATTGATATTTCCCTGCTGAAATTCAACACCCAGAAATACACCTTTACTATAATTGATGCACCTGGTCATCGTGATTTCATCAAGAACATGATCACGGGAACTTCACAG GCTGATGCTGCTCTACTAATTGTCTCTGCTGCAAAGGGTGAGTTTGAGGCTGGGATTTCTCGCAATGGTCAGACAAGAGAGCATGCTTTACTGGCTTACACCCTTGGGGTCAAACAGCTCATGGTCTGTGTCAACAAAATGGACCTCACCGAGCCACCGTTCAGCCAGAAACGTTATGATGAGGTGGTGAAGAACGTTTCTGTGTTCATCAAGAAGATTGGCTTTGAGATTGGTGCTGTACCTTTTATACCCGTTTCTGGTTGGAGTGGTGAGAACATGATTGCCCCGTCCCAAAAG ATGCAATGGTTCAAAGGGTGGAAACTCAAGAGGAAAGAAGGCCACTCAAATGGTCGAACCTTGTTGGAGGTGCTTGATTCTCTACTTCCTCCAGTGCGCAATGCGAGCAAACCACTGCGCCTTCCCCTACAAGATGTCTACAAGATTGGTG GTGTTGGCACAGTCCCTGTGGGTAAGATTGAGACTGGTGTCTTGAAGCCTGGAATGGTTCTAACCTTCTCGCCAGCAAAGTTGACCGCTGAGGTCAAGTCAATTGAGATGCATCACCAGGGGCTTCAGACTGCCCTCCCTGGTCACAATGTGGGcttcaacattaaaaatgtgtccGTAAAGAACCTTCGGAGAGGTGATGTAGCAGGTAACGCACAGCAGGACCCACCATCGGATGTGAGCAGTTTCATTGCTCAG ATCATAATGCTGAACCACCCAGGCAAAATCAAGGTTGGCTACTCCCCCGTACTGGACTGCCACACAACTCATGTTTCCTGTCGTTTTGCTGAACTAAGGGAGAAGCTTGATCGGCGTACAGGCAAGAAACTGGAGGACTTGCCTCAGTATCTGATGTCGGGAGATGGTGCCACAGTCAAACTCGTCCCAAACAAACCCTTATGTGTGGAGAGCTTCTTTCATTATCCACCCCTGG gtcGATTTGCCGTAAGGGATTTAAAACAGACAGTTGCTGTTGGAGTAATCAAGTCGGTGGAGAAGGTGGACCAAGCTAAAAAGACATCACAAAAAGCTCCTGTATCAAAATGA
- the eef1a1l3 gene encoding elongation factor 1-alpha-like isoform X2 — MAKERIHINLVIIGHVDSGKSTTTGHLVYKCGGIDHRTIEKYEKAATQMGKGSFKYAWVLDKLKAERERGITIDISLLKFNTQKYTFTIIDAPGHRDFIKNMITGTSQADAALLIVSAAKGEFEAGISRNGQTREHALLAYTLGVKQLMVCVNKMDLTEPPFSQKRYDEVVKNVSVFIKKIGFEIGAVPFIPVSGWSGENMIAPSQKMQWFKGWKLKRKEGHSNGRTLLEVLDSLLPPVRNASKPLRLPLQDVYKIGGVGTVPVGKIETGVLKPGMVLTFSPAKLTAEVKSIEMHHQGLQTALPGHNVGFNIKNVSVKNLRRGDVAGNAQQDPPSDIIMLNHPGKIKVGYSPVLDCHTTHVSCRFAELREKLDRRTGKKLEDLPQYLMSGDGATVKLVPNKPLCVESFFHYPPLGRFAVRDLKQTVAVGVIKSVEKVDQAKKTSQKAPVSK; from the exons ATGGCTAAAGAAAGAATCCATATCAACCTGGTCATAATTGGCCATGTAGACAGTGGCAAATCCACAACCACTGGTCACCTCGTCTACAAATGTGGAGGAATTGACCATAGAACAATTGAGAAGTATGAGAAGGCTGCAACCCAG ATGGGAAAGGGTTCTTTCAAGTATGCCTGGGTTCTGGACAAACTGAAAGCAGAGAGGGAACGTGGAATAACAATTGATATTTCCCTGCTGAAATTCAACACCCAGAAATACACCTTTACTATAATTGATGCACCTGGTCATCGTGATTTCATCAAGAACATGATCACGGGAACTTCACAG GCTGATGCTGCTCTACTAATTGTCTCTGCTGCAAAGGGTGAGTTTGAGGCTGGGATTTCTCGCAATGGTCAGACAAGAGAGCATGCTTTACTGGCTTACACCCTTGGGGTCAAACAGCTCATGGTCTGTGTCAACAAAATGGACCTCACCGAGCCACCGTTCAGCCAGAAACGTTATGATGAGGTGGTGAAGAACGTTTCTGTGTTCATCAAGAAGATTGGCTTTGAGATTGGTGCTGTACCTTTTATACCCGTTTCTGGTTGGAGTGGTGAGAACATGATTGCCCCGTCCCAAAAG ATGCAATGGTTCAAAGGGTGGAAACTCAAGAGGAAAGAAGGCCACTCAAATGGTCGAACCTTGTTGGAGGTGCTTGATTCTCTACTTCCTCCAGTGCGCAATGCGAGCAAACCACTGCGCCTTCCCCTACAAGATGTCTACAAGATTGGTG GTGTTGGCACAGTCCCTGTGGGTAAGATTGAGACTGGTGTCTTGAAGCCTGGAATGGTTCTAACCTTCTCGCCAGCAAAGTTGACCGCTGAGGTCAAGTCAATTGAGATGCATCACCAGGGGCTTCAGACTGCCCTCCCTGGTCACAATGTGGGcttcaacattaaaaatgtgtccGTAAAGAACCTTCGGAGAGGTGATGTAGCAGGTAACGCACAGCAGGACCCACCATCGGAT ATCATAATGCTGAACCACCCAGGCAAAATCAAGGTTGGCTACTCCCCCGTACTGGACTGCCACACAACTCATGTTTCCTGTCGTTTTGCTGAACTAAGGGAGAAGCTTGATCGGCGTACAGGCAAGAAACTGGAGGACTTGCCTCAGTATCTGATGTCGGGAGATGGTGCCACAGTCAAACTCGTCCCAAACAAACCCTTATGTGTGGAGAGCTTCTTTCATTATCCACCCCTGG gtcGATTTGCCGTAAGGGATTTAAAACAGACAGTTGCTGTTGGAGTAATCAAGTCGGTGGAGAAGGTGGACCAAGCTAAAAAGACATCACAAAAAGCTCCTGTATCAAAATGA